One window of Oreochromis niloticus isolate F11D_XX linkage group LG23, O_niloticus_UMD_NMBU, whole genome shotgun sequence genomic DNA carries:
- the slc1a6 gene encoding excitatory amino acid transporter 4 — protein MSVSHETCLLDQVLELIMNEKPPTSASLFLNEDTEKPPLPDRVDLRRRLRRAMERRVSSMKERMSSISKASVKGFLKRNLFVLFTIAAVALGIILGFALRPYNLSLREIKYFSFPGELLMRMLKMLVLPLIVSSLITGISSLDSKASGKMGLHAVVYYMVTTVIAVFIGIVIVVIIQPGKGSRDSPMANGGNIEPVQATDAFLDLIRNMFPPNLVEACFIQYKTVYKKTVHTRNVTVTLNLTDSLNVTDPALSTNLSAVLHTIQETVEEVVPVSGSSGGVNALGLVVFSMCFGLVIGNMKQQGQALREFFDCLNEAIMRLVAVIIWYAPVGILFLIAGKIVEMKDLAEVGGQLGMYTVSVIVGLLIHGLFVLPMLYFLVTRKNPYSFIGGLLQALITALGTSSSSATLPITFRCLEENNHVDKRVTRFVLPVGATINMDGTALYEAVAAIFIAQVNGMELNFGQILTISITATAASIGAAGIPQAGLVTMVIVLTSVGLPTEDITLIIAVDWFLDRLRTTTNVLGDSLGAGIVEHLSRKELQNQDAEVRNCVIEENEKPYQLICQDNDIVNHLNSETTM, from the exons ATGAGTG tttCACACGAGACCTGCCTCCTGGACCAGGTGCTGGAGCTTATTATGAACGAGAAGCCCCCCACCAGTGCCAGCCTTTTCCTAAACGAGGACACAGAAAAACCACCCCTACCAGACAGAGTAGACCTAAGGAGGCGCTTACGCAGGGCCATGGAGAGGAGAGTGAGCAGCATGAAGGAGAGGATGAGCTCCATCAGCAAGGCCAGTGTGAAGGGTTTCCTGAAGAGgaacttgtttgttttgttcaccATCGCTGCCGTGGCTCTGG GTATAATCCTGGGCTTTGCTCTACGCCCCTACAATCTGTCCCTGAGGGAAATCAAGTACTTTTCCTTTCCTGGGGAGCTCCTAATGAGAATGCTGAAGATGCTGGTGCTACCTCTAATTGTCTCCAGTCTGATCACAG GCATTTCCTCCTTGGACAGTAAAGCATCTGGTAAGATGGGTTTGCACGCAGTGGTCTACTACATGGTGACCACGGTGATTGCTGTGTTTATCGGCATCGTCATCGTCGTCATCATCCAGCCGGGGAAAGGGAGCAGGGACAGCCCCATGGCCAACGGTGGGAATATCGAACCTGTTCAGGCTACTGATGCTTTTCTGGATCTCATCAG GAACATGTTTCCCCCTAATCTGGTAGAAGCCTGCTTCATACAG TATAAAACAGTGTACAAGAAGACTGTTCACACGAGAAATGTGACCGTAACCCTGAACCTCACCGACTCGCTCAATGTGACCGATCCTGCCTTGAGCACGAACCTCAGCGCGGTGCTGCACACCATACAG GAGACGGTGGAGGAGGTCGTCCCTGTGTCTGGCTCCTCGGGCGGAGTAAACGCTTTGGGTCTGGTGGTGTTTTCCATGTGCTTCGGTCTGGTCATTGGCAACATGAAACAGCAGGGCCAGGCTCTTAGAGAGTTCTTTGACTGCCTGAATGAAGCCATCATGAGGCTGGTGGCCGTCATCATCTG GTATGCTCCAGTCGGTATCCTGTTTCTGATTGCTGGGAAGATTGTGGAGATGAAGGATCTGGCAGAAGTGGGTGGTCAGCTGGGGATGTACACTGTGTCGGTCATCGTGGGTCTTCTCATCCATGGCCTCTTTGTCCTGCCAATGCTTTATTTCCTGGTAACCAGGAAGAATCCTTACAGCTTCATTGGCGGCCTGCTGCAGGCGCTGATCACTGCTCTGGGAACCTCCTCCAG CTCTGCTACCCTGCCCATCACCTTCCGCTGCCTCGAAGAAAACAACCACGTGGATAAACGAGTGACGCGTTTTGTCCTTCCCGTTGGAGCCACCATTAACATGGATGGCACCGCCCTCTACGAGGCAGTGGCAGCTATCTTTATTGCTCAAGTCAATGGCATGGAGCTAAACTTTGGTCAGATTCTCACCATCAG TATCACAGCAACGGCTGCCAGCATCGGAGCAGCAGGCATTCCTCAGGCTGGCCTGGTTACCATGGTGATTGTATTGACATCGGTGGGACTGCCCACGGAGGACATAACGCTGATCATCGCTGTGGATTGGTTCCT GGACCGTTTGCGTACTACCACGAATGTTCTCGGCGACTCCCTTGGGGCGGGCATCGTGGAGCACCTTTCCCGCAAAGAGCTGCAGAATCAGGACGCCGAGGTGCGCAACTGTGTAATCGAGGAGAACGAGAAACCCTATCAGCTCATTTGCCAGGACAATGACATAGTCAATCATCTCAACAGCGAGACCACAATGTGA